One genomic segment of Methanobacterium spitsbergense includes these proteins:
- a CDS encoding glycosyltransferase family 2 protein, producing the protein MKISVIIPMYNEEDNVLRTLVEVNSIMKDYEDYEILVVDDGSKDETIRLAKEFSLTNPYVHVHRQSVNMGMGRALRTGFEKSDGNIIITIDADLSYNASHINLLTFELLNDETIDIVVGSPYMEGGEVKNVPFFRLFISKVANKFVGYSMSENLSTVTSVLRAYRREVLDSMELESNGTNINLEILSKAIATRYKIKEIPALLEGRQLGKSKLKFRSKTISHVLFSLYEKPMILFGVMGLFLCLIGIVSGIYLFYEYTLGTLDPTRPLMLFMVLMIISGIQILIFGFVATQISLLKREIYIVQKENKLSKK; encoded by the coding sequence ATGAAAATATCTGTGATCATCCCTATGTACAACGAGGAAGATAATGTTTTGAGAACATTGGTAGAGGTTAATAGTATAATGAAAGATTATGAAGACTACGAAATACTTGTTGTGGATGATGGAAGTAAAGATGAAACTATTAGGTTGGCAAAGGAATTTTCATTAACTAATCCTTATGTTCATGTACATAGGCAATCAGTTAATATGGGAATGGGTAGAGCACTACGTACAGGATTTGAAAAATCAGATGGAAATATCATTATTACTATAGATGCCGATTTAAGTTATAATGCTTCACATATCAATTTACTTACATTTGAACTACTAAATGATGAAACAATTGATATTGTTGTTGGTTCCCCATACATGGAAGGTGGTGAAGTCAAAAATGTTCCATTTTTCAGACTTTTTATCAGTAAAGTAGCAAACAAGTTTGTTGGATATTCAATGTCTGAAAATTTAAGTACAGTTACAAGTGTTCTAAGGGCTTACAGACGTGAAGTATTAGATTCAATGGAGTTAGAATCAAATGGCACCAACATAAATCTTGAAATATTATCTAAAGCTATTGCTACAAGGTATAAAATTAAGGAAATACCAGCTCTATTGGAAGGAAGACAACTTGGGAAATCAAAACTTAAATTTAGATCAAAAACCATTTCCCATGTTCTTTTTTCTTTATACGAAAAACCTATGATCCTATTTGGAGTTATGGGATTATTTCTATGTTTAATTGGAATAGTGAGCGGAATATATCTTTTTTATGAATACACTTTGGGTACCTTAGATCCTACTCGTCCATTGATGCTATTCATGGTATTAATGATAATTTCTGGAATACAAATATTGATTTTTGGATTTGTAGCAACTCAGATTAGTCTACTTAAACGGGAAATATACATTGTACAAAAAGAAAATAAATTATCAAAAAAATAA
- the wecB gene encoding non-hydrolyzing UDP-N-acetylglucosamine 2-epimerase: MKIATIFGTRPEIIKLSTLIPLLDRDFNQILIHTGQHYSYKMDKIFFEDLDLRDCDYSLNIGSGTHGKQTGNMLMELENVLLHEKPELVIVQGDTNSTLAGALAASKLQIPVAHVEAGCRSFDRRMPEEINRVLVDHISDYLFAPDLNSFKNLTLSECIPSEKVYLVGNTSVDACIRAMKIFNRETLEDYSLKKDSYILFTLHRQENTTYESLKEILMALNIISNRIKVFFPVHLRTKKVIEDNNIEINDNVILSDPLGYKDFMGLLTNSMFVMTDSGGIQEESVVLNVPCLIIRDNTEWMIYVEIGKNLLLGTNHQKIVDIVNKLLDNPEIIEKMKLIEAQLNQGASESIVSILKNIQ; encoded by the coding sequence ATGAAAATAGCAACAATCTTTGGAACGAGACCAGAAATAATCAAACTTTCAACTTTGATACCTCTTTTAGATAGGGATTTCAATCAAATTTTGATTCATACAGGACAGCATTATTCGTATAAAATGGATAAAATATTTTTTGAGGATTTAGACCTCAGGGATTGTGATTATAGTCTTAATATAGGTTCTGGAACACATGGAAAACAGACAGGTAATATGCTTATGGAACTTGAAAATGTGCTTCTTCATGAGAAACCAGAATTGGTTATTGTTCAAGGAGATACTAATTCAACACTTGCAGGTGCACTTGCAGCATCTAAACTTCAAATACCTGTAGCACATGTGGAGGCAGGATGCAGATCATTTGATAGAAGAATGCCTGAAGAAATAAATAGAGTTTTGGTGGATCATATATCAGACTATTTATTTGCACCAGATCTTAATTCATTTAAAAATTTGACATTATCTGAATGTATACCTTCTGAAAAGGTTTATCTTGTTGGAAACACTTCTGTTGATGCATGTATACGGGCTATGAAAATTTTCAATCGGGAAACTCTTGAAGATTATTCCCTAAAAAAAGATAGCTATATATTATTTACACTGCACCGACAGGAAAATACAACATATGAATCTTTAAAAGAGATTTTAATGGCTTTAAACATCATTTCTAATAGAATAAAAGTCTTTTTTCCAGTACATTTAAGAACTAAGAAAGTAATAGAAGATAATAATATAGAAATCAATGATAATGTGATTTTATCAGATCCATTAGGATATAAAGATTTCATGGGGCTTTTAACCAATTCAATGTTTGTGATGACTGATTCTGGCGGAATACAGGAGGAATCTGTAGTTTTAAATGTTCCATGTTTGATTATAAGGGATAATACAGAGTGGATGATCTATGTTGAAATAGGTAAAAATCTTCTTTTGGGAACTAATCACCAAAAAATAGTGGATATTGTTAATAAATTGCTTGACAACCCTGAGATTATAGAAAAGATGAAATTGATTGAAGCACAATTGAATCAAGGAGCTTCAGAATCTATAGTTTCAATATTAAAAAACATCCAATAA
- a CDS encoding acyltransferase: MPPLKNILGTKNMAKFRSLFFGEYSPNIEKLSSKSENVTIGLKYKTGSNTPILGKNSLIRSNSIIYNDVEIGNNFKTGHAVIIREKTIIGDNVLIGTNSVIEGHTTIGNNVSIQSNVYIPTNSVIEDYVFIGPCACFTNDKYPIRVDFDLKGPVIKRGASIGANSTFLSDLEIGEGAMVAAGAIVTMDVPDYFLAIGAPARIKPLPKHLKKMNRIN, from the coding sequence ATGCCACCTTTAAAAAATATTTTAGGAACAAAAAATATGGCGAAATTTAGAAGTTTATTTTTTGGAGAATATTCACCAAATATTGAAAAATTATCTTCAAAATCTGAAAATGTTACTATAGGCTTAAAATACAAAACAGGATCAAATACGCCTATATTAGGCAAAAATTCTCTTATTCGTTCAAATTCAATAATATATAATGATGTAGAAATTGGAAACAACTTTAAAACAGGCCATGCTGTAATTATTAGAGAGAAAACAATTATAGGAGATAACGTACTTATTGGAACTAATTCTGTGATAGAAGGACACACTACTATTGGAAATAACGTCAGTATCCAATCTAATGTATACATCCCTACGAATTCTGTTATAGAAGATTATGTATTCATTGGACCATGTGCATGTTTCACAAATGATAAATATCCAATAAGAGTTGATTTTGATCTCAAAGGACCTGTTATCAAAAGGGGAGCTTCCATAGGGGCTAATTCAACATTTTTATCTGATCTAGAAATAGGAGAAGGTGCTATGGTGGCTGCCGGAGCAATAGTTACAATGGACGTTCCTGATTATTTTTTAGCAATAGGTGCTCCAGCTAGGATAAAACCTCTCCCAAAACATCTAAAAAAGATGAATAGAATAAATTAA
- a CDS encoding class III signal peptide-containing protein has product MDEKAQISAEMILIMGALLVLVIVAGGFIFNISQQIATSISNVVDTARDSTINRM; this is encoded by the coding sequence ATGGATGAAAAAGCACAAATTAGCGCTGAAATGATATTAATTATGGGTGCCCTTTTGGTTCTAGTTATAGTTGCTGGAGGATTTATATTTAATATTTCCCAGCAAATTGCTACCAGTATTAGTAATGTCGTTGACACTGCTAGGGACAGTACAATTAATAGGATGTAA
- a CDS encoding class III signal peptide-containing protein, whose translation MNFLKDEGGQGAAEYILLFGGVIVIAVAALLIYNSYFKGQQGLNASTDISNVRKSVT comes from the coding sequence ATGAACTTTTTAAAAGATGAAGGTGGACAAGGAGCAGCAGAATATATCCTTTTATTTGGTGGAGTAATTGTAATAGCAGTAGCTGCACTATTGATATACAATTCATACTTTAAAGGACAACAAGGTCTGAATGCTTCCACAGACATAAGTAATGTAAGAAAAAGTGTAACTTAA
- a CDS encoding class III signal peptide-containing protein has product MEILKDEGGQGAAEYILLFGGVIVIAVAALLIYNSYFKGQQGLNASTDISNVRKSVT; this is encoded by the coding sequence ATGGAAATATTAAAAGATGAAGGTGGACAAGGAGCAGCAGAATATATCCTTTTATTCGGTGGAGTAATTGTAATAGCAGTAGCTGCACTATTGATATACAATTCATACTTTAAAGGACAACAAGGTCTGAATGCTTCCACAGACATAAGTAATGTAAGAAAAAGCGTGACATAA
- a CDS encoding Flp family type IVb pilin, whose protein sequence is MNFFKDESGQGAAEYILLFGGIIVIAIAALFIYRSYFKPGVSPFHAPEDLNIVRGSVS, encoded by the coding sequence ATGAATTTTTTTAAAGATGAATCGGGACAAGGAGCAGCAGAATATATATTATTATTTGGTGGGATCATAGTTATTGCAATAGCTGCACTCTTTATATATAGAAGTTATTTTAAACCAGGAGTTTCACCATTTCATGCACCTGAAGACTTAAATATTGTTAGGGGTAGTGTTTCTTAA
- a CDS encoding glycosyltransferase has translation MKVLIMPCGIGWGHVSRCIAIARELEAEGIEVFFASYGSGYEILESQHEYPTQKLPDIKFYGEGEFDIKYTVKKSINAPYIFLKSIYNESKIIKKIKPDIIIADSHYSVPITAKMLGIPCIMITNELTLNFSEIYPDERTIKYLESGLIRFFQYMCKLCRVVMVPDVPGSTEVPAKLKDMVVHTGPFLKNNQQKMVNKDALRRELGFKNSERIVLVTVGGSNFGIELLELICEASSMIECDRLIIVTGPQIKADFIQESHKIIKKEFLNNMMEWMKISDVIVSLAGHTTIMEIMSLGIPNIIIPIENHSEQIKNTINFQKYGISIIENIKNLGPNKIAEDINCLLNDQEIKNRTEIVKEKFSRYNGTENALKIIFEHAK, from the coding sequence ATGAAAGTACTTATAATGCCTTGTGGTATCGGTTGGGGTCATGTGTCACGTTGTATAGCAATTGCCAGGGAACTTGAAGCAGAGGGTATTGAAGTATTTTTTGCAAGTTATGGTTCGGGATATGAAATTCTAGAATCACAACATGAATATCCAACTCAAAAACTTCCGGATATCAAATTTTATGGGGAAGGTGAGTTTGATATTAAATACACAGTTAAAAAATCTATTAATGCACCTTATATATTTCTTAAAAGCATTTATAATGAGTCAAAGATCATTAAGAAAATTAAACCTGATATTATAATAGCAGATTCACATTATTCTGTTCCGATAACAGCTAAGATGTTGGGTATTCCATGTATCATGATAACTAATGAATTAACACTCAACTTTTCAGAAATCTACCCTGACGAAAGAACAATTAAATATCTAGAATCTGGTCTTATAAGATTTTTTCAATATATGTGCAAACTTTGTAGGGTGGTGATGGTTCCTGATGTTCCAGGTTCCACAGAGGTACCAGCTAAGCTCAAAGATATGGTTGTTCATACTGGACCATTTCTTAAAAATAACCAGCAAAAAATGGTTAATAAGGATGCTTTAAGAAGAGAATTAGGATTTAAAAATTCAGAGCGTATAGTTCTTGTAACTGTAGGTGGAAGCAATTTTGGGATTGAATTATTGGAGTTGATATGTGAAGCATCTTCAATGATTGAATGCGACAGATTAATAATTGTTACGGGACCACAAATAAAAGCTGATTTTATCCAAGAATCTCATAAAATTATTAAAAAAGAGTTTTTAAACAACATGATGGAATGGATGAAAATATCTGATGTGATTGTAAGTTTAGCAGGTCATACAACAATCATGGAAATAATGTCGCTTGGAATTCCAAATATTATAATTCCAATTGAAAACCATTCAGAACAGATTAAAAATACAATTAATTTTCAAAAATATGGTATATCCATAATAGAGAATATAAAAAATTTAGGTCCAAATAAAATTGCAGAGGATATAAACTGTTTGCTCAATGATCAAGAGATAAAAAATAGGACAGAAATAGTTAAAGAAAAATTTTCAAGGTACAA